Proteins co-encoded in one Stomoxys calcitrans chromosome 5, idStoCalc2.1, whole genome shotgun sequence genomic window:
- the LOC106081333 gene encoding tetraspanin-9 yields the protein MGLETSTLKHILLLLNFIFAVLGLILVGFGIYVLVNAPEHKTVVHGEETTVDIGENLAAGLVLGLGIAIVLISIFGCLAAIHESKRRLLIFVAVLCCLILIQLLMSSMASQGSRDGLAGSIEKGFKELWEEELREPGALAYYEKWLHCCGVNGTADYIAIKHPVPKTCCAEENCAVAENLYAEGCEAKFNSYLASKMLTFNIVNSLLIFGEIGAAVFGWLLFSNLKNESRRSNLTWI from the exons GTCCTGGGTCTCATTCTGGTTGGATTTGGAATATATGTATTGGTGAACGCACCAGAGCACAAAACAGTAGTACATGGCGAAGAAACCACAGTGGATATTGGCGAAAACTTGGCCGCTGGCTTGGTTCTTGGATTGGGAATAGCCATAGTTCTCATTTCGATTTTCGGATGTCTGGCGGCCATTCACGAGTCCAAACGAAGACTTTTAATA TTTGTTGCAGTATTGTGTTGTTTGATCCTAATTCAGTTGCTGATGTCCAGTATGGCCTCACAGGGTTCCCGAGATGGTCTTGCTGGGAGTATAGAGAAAGGATTCAAAGAATTATGGGAGGAGGAGTTGCGGGAGCCCGGCGCTTTAGCCTACTACGAGAAATGG TTGCATTGTTGTGGCGTTAATGGTACAGCTGATTACATCGCAATCAAACATCCTGTCCCAAAAACTTGCTGCGCTGAAGAAAATTGTGCAGTAGCTGAAAACCTTTACGCAGAGGGATGTGAGGCGAAGTTCAATTCCTATTTAGCCAGTAAAATGTTGACATTCAATATTGTCAATAGCTTATTAATTTTTGGAGAG ATTGGCGCTGCTGTGTTCGGCTGGCTTCTATTTAGCAATTTGAAAAACGAAAGTCGACGTTCGAACCTAACATGGATATAG